The following are encoded together in the Glycine max cultivar Williams 82 chromosome 8, Glycine_max_v4.0, whole genome shotgun sequence genome:
- the LOC100819008 gene encoding pentatricopeptide repeat-containing protein At1g06143, whose protein sequence is MQCLLAENTRFNQNVNSQFQNTLFNTAMYTLTLKDTILGHIKRCFSPKSLESVYASMIKTNTTQDCFLVNQFISACSNLSCINLAASAFANVQNPNVLVFNALIRGCVHCCYSEQALVHYMHMLRNNVMPTSYSFSSLIKACTLLVDSAFGEAVHGHVWKHGFDSHVFVQTTLIEFYSTFGDVGGSRRVFDDMPERDVFAWTTMISAHVRDGDMASAGRLFDEMPEKNVATWNAMIDGYGKLGNAESAEFLFNQMPARDIISWTTMMNCYSRNKRYKEVIALFHDVIDKGMIPDEVTMTTVISACAHLGALALGKEVHLYLVLQGFDLDVYIGSSLIDMYAKCGSIDMALLVFYKLQTKNLFCWNCIIDGLATHGYVEEALRMFGEMERKRIRPNAVTFISILTACTHAGFIEEGRRWFMSMVQDYCIAPQVEHYGCMVDLLSKAGLLEDALEMIRNMTVEPNSFIWGALLNGCKLHKNLEIAHIAVQNLMVLEPSNSGHYSLLVNMYAEENRWNEVAKIRTTMKDLGVEKRCPGSSWVEINKTVHLFAASDTYHPSYSQLHLLLAELDDQLRLAGYVPELGSIL, encoded by the coding sequence ATGCAATGCTTATTAGCTGAGAATACCAGATTTAATCAAAATGTAAATAGTCAATTCCAGAACACATTGTTCAACACTGCAATGTACACACTCACTCTCAAAGACACAATTCTGGGCCACATAAAGAGATGTTTCAGCCCAAAATCACTAGAATCGGTATATGCCTCCATGATCAAGACTAATACCACCCAAGATTGCTTCTTGGTGAATCAATTTATAAGTGCATGTTCAAACCTTTCATGCATTAATTTGGCAGCTTCAGCTTTTGCAAACGTGCAAAATCCTAATGTTTTGGTTTTCAATGCATTGATTAGAGGTTGTGTTCATTGCTGCTACTCAGAGCAGGCTTTGGTGCATTATATGCACATGCTGAGGAACAATGTCATGCCCACCAGCTATTCCTTTTCATCTTTGATCAAAGCTTGCACTTTGTTGGTGGATTCAGCTTTCGGCGAAGCTGTTCATGGTCATGTTTGGAAACATGGGTTTGATTCTCATGTGTTTGTGCAGACTACTTTGATTGAGTTTTATTCAACTTTCGGTGATGTGGGTGGCTCAAGAAGGGTGTTTGATGATATGCCTGAAAGAGATGTTTTTGCTTGGACGACGATGATTTCGGCTCATGTTCGGGATGGGGATATGGCTTCTGCAGGCAGATTGTTTGATGAGATGCCTGAAAAGAATGTAGCTACATGGAATGCCATGATTGATGGGTATGGAAAATTAGGGAATGCTGAGTCTGCTGAGTTTTTGTTTAACCAAATGCCTGCAAGGGATATTATTTCTTGGACAACCATGATGAATTGCTATTCTCGGAACAAAAGGTATAAAGAAGTGATAGCACTTTTTCATGACGTGATTGACAAAGGAATGATTCCTGATGAAGTGACTATGACCACCGTCATTTCAGCATGTGCTCATCTGGGTGCCCTTGCCTTAGGAAAGGAGGTACACCTTTATTTGGTGCTGCAAGGATTTGATCTTGATGTGTACATTGGATCTTCATTGATTGATATGTATGCAAAATGTGGGAGCATCGATATGGCCCTTTTGGTGTTCTACAAATTGCAAACTAAAAACCTGTTTTGTTGGAATTGTATCATTGATGGGCTTGCAACACACGGGTATGTGGAAGAAGCACTAAGAATGTTTGGTGAAATGGAGAGGAAAAGAATCCGGCCAAACGCAGTTACATTCATTAGTATCCTTACTGCTTGCACACATGCAGGATTTATAGAAGAGGGTCGTCGCTGGTTTATGAGCATGGTACAGGATTATTGTATCGCACCTCAAGTTGAACACTATGGATGCATGGTTGACCTATTGAGCAAGGCTGGTTTGCTTGAGGATGCTTTAGAGATGATCAGAAACATGACAGTTGAACCTAATTCTTTTATATGGGGTGCCTTATTAAATGGGTGTAAGCTTCACAAAAACTTGGAAATAGCTCATATTGCGGTTCAAAATCTGATGGTTTTGGAGCCAAGTAACAGTGGTCATTACAGTCTCCTTGTTAACATGTATGCTGAAGAAAATAGGTGGAATGAGGTTGCAAAGATTCGGACAACCATGAAGGATCTGGGTGTAGAGAAGAGATGTCCTGGATCTAGCTGGGTTGAAATCAATAAGACAGTTCATCTATTTGCAGCTTCTGATACATATCACCCTTCTTATAGTCAACTTCACTTGTTGCTAGCTGAACTGGATGACCAGCTGAGGCTAGCAGGCTATGTCCCTGAACTGGGGTCTATTTTATAA
- the RIN4d gene encoding RIN4d protein translates to MAQHSNVPKFGNQESEDNVLDTAHSDKAQKGQSGSKMINPNDTKENSDIVSSADLPHSKPRVHSEDPSGKGSVRTTHELQKSREDGDPKQFTDSPARHGGGDSSHRGHGVGSADNRKRPSRQSTGPEHNIDRSPLHRQAKTPGRDSPSWEGKNSYDSSHGTPGRSRLRPSYRGDETPDEGAAVPKFGEWDESNPASADGYTHIFNKVREEKQVGAGHVPGTPNGRQYAARNQRANDKAQSCCFCWGKK, encoded by the exons ATGGCT CAACATTCTAATGTTCCAAAGTTTGGCAATCAGGAGAGTGAAGACAACGTTTTAGACACAGCTCATTCTGACAAAGCCCAGAAAGGTCAGTCTGGTTCAAAGATGATTAATCCAAATGACACCAAGGAAAATTCGGACATAGTTTCTTCTGCTGACCTACCCCATTCAAAACCCAGAGTTCATTCAGAGGATCCATCTGGAAAGGGATCAGTGAGAACAACACATGAGTTACAAAAGAGTAGGGAGGATGGTGATCCTAAACAATTTACTGACTCTCCAGCTCGCCATGGTGGCGGTGATTCTTCCCATCGAGGTCATGGAGTAGGTTCTGCTGACAACCGTAAAAGACCTTCAAGACAAAGTACTGGGCCTGAGCACAACATTGACCGTTCACCCCTTCATCGCCAGGCAAAAACCCCTGGCAGAGATAGTCCTTCTTGGGAAGGAAAAAATTCATATGATAGCAGCCATGGTACCCCAGGAAGGTCCCGATTGAGACCATCTTACCGAGGGGATGAAACT CCTGATGAAGGTGCTGCTGTTCCAAAGTTTGGTGAGTGGGATGAGAGCAACCCTGCATCAGCTGATGGCTACACTCACATTTTCAACAAAGTGCGGGAAGAGAAACAAGTGGGGGCTGGACACGTGCCAGGCACACCTAATGGGAGACAATATGCTGCTCGGAATCAACGTGCCAACGACAAAGCTCAG AGTTGCTGCTTTTGCTGGGgcaaaaaatga
- the LOC100818480 gene encoding GPI transamidase component PIG-S, whose protein sequence is MAEISNSPPTSNPVEENTQTPKTTRNTKPGVKRLIISVTVLFSFILGFPLLWKSVKIYRAPLPFDRVDSFSSQIESKPLSFPCRFLAIFIGFDFMVSNGNVGAAIERKMSDLSHGGDCGGCGGNYSVSVAVGGGGIDAVYFGGKLRGNDEDADELVKSVVSEYGGGNMYSVVVVNEEGEVRSVVGKHRHAWIVGRVEEEEAVWRAAEIFVEVFVNGRDEEGSVRSEFMPVGADGRIVLSFSLLNADPRDWIYDWNFREIDETLLWPVIEALQPIANITVESQVLYHTPKSSFSNWDDKHGSHIFRTEDLPFFVNSNEWHLDTSVAAGGRSKVLQLVVYIPSAKECPLQLELSSGEISKTNGFISPMWGGVVVWNPRSCIKDLESRDPVRHTISSQDLQKLFEVLMGQLRQLLGLKSDNLYVGKSGASILLGSERGFTEWELDVLSRKHICFNLQSCATTLGSLSRLVQSLPRMIIMDEIGKQVKFSLEAAKSAQSNASIGIYDASAVSSRQSRSLAEDAFFHPSIMSISYYSFEHCFAIYSPFFLPVTMHVLLAALREWKRYKQEKKKYLASKDKVKVS, encoded by the exons ATGGCGGAAATCTCCAATTCGCCACCGACTTCAAATCCCGTCGAAGAAAACACCCAAACTCCGAAAACCACGCGAAACACAAAACCCGGCGTCAAACGCCTCATCATCAGCGTCACTGTGCTCTTCTCATTCATCCTAG GTTTTCCTCTTCTGTGGAAATCCGTTAAAATCTACCGCGCGCCGCTCCCGTTCGATCGAGTCGACTCCTTCTCCTCCCAAATCGAATCCAAACCCTTGTCCTTCCCATGCCGCTTTCTAGCCATATTCATCGGCTTCGATTTCATGGTTTCAAACGGAAATGTAGGAGCCGCGATTGAGAGAAAAATGTCGGACCTAAGTCACGGCGGCGATTGCGGCGGATGTGGTGGTAACTACTCTGTTTCCGTGGCGGTGGGCGGGGGAGGCATTGATGCGGTCTATTTTGGCGGGAAGTTGCGGGGTAATGACGAGGATGCTGATGAATTGGTGAAGAGTGTGGTGAGTGAGTATGGAGGAGGGAATATGTATAGTGTTGTGGTGGTGAATGAAGAGGGGGAGGTGAGGAGTGTGGTGGGGAAGCATAGGCATGCGTGGATCGTGGGGCGGgttgaggaggaggaggcggTGTGGCGTGCGGCTGAGATCTTTGTAGAGGTTTTTGTTAATGGTCGGGACGAGGAGGGTTCGGTTCGCAGCGAGTTTATGCCTGTTGGTGCTGATGGGAGGATTGTTCTCTCTTTCAGTTTGCTCAATGCAGACCCTCGAGATTGGATATATGATTG GAATTTTCGCGAAATTGATGAGACTTTGTTGTGGCCTGTGATTGAGGCTTTACAACCTATAGCAAACATCACTGTTGAAAGCCAG GTTTTGTACCATACACCAAAGTCTTCATTTTCTAACTGGGATGATAAGCATGGCAGCCACATATTTAGAACCGAGGATCttcctttcttt GTGAATTCAAATGAGTGGCACTTGGATACTTCTGTTGCAGCTGGAGGAAGGTCAAAAGTATTGCAACTCGTGGT GTATATACCATCTGCAAAGGAGTGTCCTCTTCAACTGGAGCTTTCAAGTGGGGAGATCTCTAAAACTAACGGCTTTATATCTCCA ATGTGGGGAGGTGTCGTTGTCTGGAATCCCCGAAGCTGTATAAAAGATTTGGAAAGTAGGGATCCAGTTAGACATACGATTTCTTCTCAG GATCTCCAGAAGCTTTTTGAAGTTCTCATGGGGCAGTTGCGGCAACTCCTTGGTCTGAAGTCTGATAACCTTTATGTTGGTAAGTCAGGTGCATCCATTCTCCTAGGCAGTGAAAGAGGTTTCACAGAATG GGAGTTGGATGTTTTGTCACGGAAGCATATATGCTTTAATCTTCAGTCATGTGCTACTACGCTTGGATCACTTTCTAGATTG GTACAGTCATTGCCAAGGATGATTATCATGGATGAGATTGGAAAACAG GTTAAGTTTTCTCTTGAGGCTGCAAAATCTGCTCAAAGTAATGCATCTATTGGAATATATGATGCTTCAGCTG TATCATCAAGACAATCAAGATCTCTGGCAGAGGATGCcttttttcatccatcaattaTGTCCATAAGCTATTATTCGTTTGAGCATTGTTTTGCCATCTATTCG CCATTTTTTCTGCCAGTTACTATGCATGTCCTCCTAGCTGCTTTACGAGAATGGAAAAGGTACaagcaagaaaaaaagaagtacTTGGCATCGAAGGACAAAGTAAAAGTTTCATAA
- the RIN4d gene encoding RIN4d protein isoform X1 gives MSFVSFLCFFSVDNSEQHSNVPKFGNQESEDNVLDTAHSDKAQKGQSGSKMINPNDTKENSDIVSSADLPHSKPRVHSEDPSGKGSVRTTHELQKSREDGDPKQFTDSPARHGGGDSSHRGHGVGSADNRKRPSRQSTGPEHNIDRSPLHRQAKTPGRDSPSWEGKNSYDSSHGTPGRSRLRPSYRGDETPDEGAAVPKFGEWDESNPASADGYTHIFNKVREEKQVGAGHVPGTPNGRQYAARNQRANDKAQSCCFCWGKK, from the exons ATGTCTTTTGTTTcctttctctgttttttctcTGTTGATAACTCTGAA CAACATTCTAATGTTCCAAAGTTTGGCAATCAGGAGAGTGAAGACAACGTTTTAGACACAGCTCATTCTGACAAAGCCCAGAAAGGTCAGTCTGGTTCAAAGATGATTAATCCAAATGACACCAAGGAAAATTCGGACATAGTTTCTTCTGCTGACCTACCCCATTCAAAACCCAGAGTTCATTCAGAGGATCCATCTGGAAAGGGATCAGTGAGAACAACACATGAGTTACAAAAGAGTAGGGAGGATGGTGATCCTAAACAATTTACTGACTCTCCAGCTCGCCATGGTGGCGGTGATTCTTCCCATCGAGGTCATGGAGTAGGTTCTGCTGACAACCGTAAAAGACCTTCAAGACAAAGTACTGGGCCTGAGCACAACATTGACCGTTCACCCCTTCATCGCCAGGCAAAAACCCCTGGCAGAGATAGTCCTTCTTGGGAAGGAAAAAATTCATATGATAGCAGCCATGGTACCCCAGGAAGGTCCCGATTGAGACCATCTTACCGAGGGGATGAAACT CCTGATGAAGGTGCTGCTGTTCCAAAGTTTGGTGAGTGGGATGAGAGCAACCCTGCATCAGCTGATGGCTACACTCACATTTTCAACAAAGTGCGGGAAGAGAAACAAGTGGGGGCTGGACACGTGCCAGGCACACCTAATGGGAGACAATATGCTGCTCGGAATCAACGTGCCAACGACAAAGCTCAG AGTTGCTGCTTTTGCTGGGgcaaaaaatga
- the RIN4d gene encoding RIN4d protein isoform X2, translated as MAESEDNVLDTAHSDKAQKGQSGSKMINPNDTKENSDIVSSADLPHSKPRVHSEDPSGKGSVRTTHELQKSREDGDPKQFTDSPARHGGGDSSHRGHGVGSADNRKRPSRQSTGPEHNIDRSPLHRQAKTPGRDSPSWEGKNSYDSSHGTPGRSRLRPSYRGDETPDEGAAVPKFGEWDESNPASADGYTHIFNKVREEKQVGAGHVPGTPNGRQYAARNQRANDKAQSCCFCWGKK; from the exons ATGGCT GAGAGTGAAGACAACGTTTTAGACACAGCTCATTCTGACAAAGCCCAGAAAGGTCAGTCTGGTTCAAAGATGATTAATCCAAATGACACCAAGGAAAATTCGGACATAGTTTCTTCTGCTGACCTACCCCATTCAAAACCCAGAGTTCATTCAGAGGATCCATCTGGAAAGGGATCAGTGAGAACAACACATGAGTTACAAAAGAGTAGGGAGGATGGTGATCCTAAACAATTTACTGACTCTCCAGCTCGCCATGGTGGCGGTGATTCTTCCCATCGAGGTCATGGAGTAGGTTCTGCTGACAACCGTAAAAGACCTTCAAGACAAAGTACTGGGCCTGAGCACAACATTGACCGTTCACCCCTTCATCGCCAGGCAAAAACCCCTGGCAGAGATAGTCCTTCTTGGGAAGGAAAAAATTCATATGATAGCAGCCATGGTACCCCAGGAAGGTCCCGATTGAGACCATCTTACCGAGGGGATGAAACT CCTGATGAAGGTGCTGCTGTTCCAAAGTTTGGTGAGTGGGATGAGAGCAACCCTGCATCAGCTGATGGCTACACTCACATTTTCAACAAAGTGCGGGAAGAGAAACAAGTGGGGGCTGGACACGTGCCAGGCACACCTAATGGGAGACAATATGCTGCTCGGAATCAACGTGCCAACGACAAAGCTCAG AGTTGCTGCTTTTGCTGGGgcaaaaaatga